Below is a genomic region from Helicoverpa armigera isolate CAAS_96S chromosome 12, ASM3070526v1, whole genome shotgun sequence.
GCGGGATATGAACTGGTCTCTTACGGGTTCACAAATGCTGACGGCACCTAAGTCTAACAGCTTTTTAATAGCGATCGCCATGTCGTGTTTGTCTTGTTTAGACCAACATGTGTTTGTTACAATGTGAGGTTGTACTCTCTCAGACCAGGGGATATCTACGCCTTCACTAACCCACTTAAGGACAGTTTTGTTATCGGTTATTTTAAGccaacaattataataaaattgtattctcCCTGCATGTACCTCGGTTATCGACGTCGTGTTGAAGCACGTGGCTTGTGGCTGTACCTGGCCCGACTGGTCGTTGCCGCTGCCGATGTCGTCGGGGGAGTTCGGTAGTTGATCCGATTCTGACCTCCTCGCCCCCCTCCCCTGTTTGACTGGGAGCGAGAAGGTCCCGACCAGTTTCCCTGGTAGCTGGACCGTGGAACCGTGGGCTGTATCTTGGAAGCTGAAGGCTTTGAAGCAGGCGAAGGTTTTTTGATTAGATCACCTTGTTTTACAATAGCCTTTGAGGCCTTTATTTTTTCCGAAAGGTCGTTGCCGAACAGAGTACTGTCCCGTTCGGAGCGATCGAGGAATTGTAAAAAGGATTTGTCCAGGCAGGGAGTTATGAATTTAACTCTAGCCTCTGTATTTTGGTGATGCAGATCGGATAGAATACGGCATCCGTCACTGATATACTTGATAGCCTCTATTCTGCTGTCACTATTAACCAGCAAGTGTAACCCTCGGTTAATTGCAGTAATGCCTACTCCCAGCTGTTGTTGGGTAGCGGTCATTTTCTTATCTCGGAATCTACTAGACTCTGGTATAGCCGCTGAAACTTCGAGGTTCAGTGCTGGCGCTTGAAGTAAAGAGCAATTTTCCGGGATAGGATAATTCGCCATAAGCGCCTCTCGACACTCCTTAGTCATGCCTTTCTTCAATAAAGGCAGCCATAATTTTGCGAGATTCTCGTGAATTTTTGCGCCAAACTCCGGGGTTTCATCCGTAATCTCGCCTAGTGCCGCTAGAATATTCGGGTCCAGGTCCAGAACTGCGAGCGGCGCTGGTTCAGCTTCTGCGAGAGGCAAGTCGGTGGGGGCCTCGGAGGCCGGCGCCGCGTCGCTCGGTGGGTCCATTGGCGCATCTGGTTCACAGTCGATCACTTCGTCGTTCGGATTCTCCAGTTCTCTCGGACCTGACaacgatattttgtttgttacaagAGTGACTTTTATCAGTAGCGGGTAGATGAGAAAAAAGCCATGTGCTTGTTGTAATAAAAAGCTTCTAGTACATACGTTATAACGCAATTACTAGGTCCTAAGAACTGTGTTTGTTCGATATAACCGTCGTGTTATCATCTCGGATAACCTCCAGGTACGATTAACCATTGTGTTGCCATCGCGGACAACCTCCCGGTATGTGTAAGCCATCGTGGTACCATCTCGGGCACCCTCCCGGCGTGTATAACCATCGTGTTACCATCGCGGGCAACCTCCCGGAATTTTAATGCCATCGTGTTACCATCTCGGGCAACCTCCCGGCGCGTATAACCATCGTGTTACCATCGCGGGCAACCTCCCGGTATAATAGTTATGTTACGTACACAAATACGTATAGGAAAGTTTAACACTTTAAGCACCAAGTATTGAAGATATTTAGTACTTACTTGTATTTTGTTCCGAATCTGATGAGGAGACAGCACGAATACGACGACGTTTTCCCtctaattttcttattttttccttGTATCTTTCGATCTTGTCTTCCACTTTACGTTTCGGCATGATAACGAACTTAtagaaaatacttttgaaaaaagACGTCCGTCTGTTGCGGCGCACGAAAAAGGAATGATGTTACAAACGACTAACACGGCAAGGCAGGTTATGTCAGAGAAGTGGTAAAAAAAAGCGGGTAAATTTAAAATCTAAAAGACGTGCGGAGTTGCTAGCGCAAGGAAAGGGGGACTACATGGTTAATATATCTGAAGAATGAAGCGACGAAATATAATCTGGAGCCAACTGACACTTACTGATCATTCCCGAAAGAGAAGAgtatctatggagtttcttgctcgTTCTTCTATATGAGACCCATACCTtagaaccgtgcaactagtttgacgtgTCAAAGTAACTTtgaaaggcctatttgaaatagaaaatgaGTTCGTGATTACTTAATAGTTTGTGTATTATGTCATATTTAGTGACAAAAGGCAACTATGTACTTAACAAAATTGTGGAAAATTCCAGTATCCAGTACACCACTGACAGAAAAAGCGCGGTTCAGTTACAAGTGGGTGTCAAAAACGCATCAGAAAGATATCTATTTCATGA
It encodes:
- the LOC126055157 gene encoding uncharacterized protein LOC126055157 produces the protein MPKRKVEDKIERYKEKIRKLEGKRRRIRAVSSSDSEQNTSPRELENPNDEVIDCEPDAPMDPPSDAAPASEAPTDLPLAEAEPAPLAVLDLDPNILAALGEITDETPEFGAKIHENLAKLWLPLLKKGMTKECREALMANYPIPENCSLLQAPALNLEVSAAIPESSRFRDKKMTATQQQLGVGITAINRGLHLLVNSDSRIEAIKYISDGCRILSDLHHQNTEARVKFITPCLDKSFLQFLDRSERDSTLFGNDLSEKIKASKAIVKQGDLIKKPSPASKPSASKIQPTVPRSSYQGNWSGPSRSQSNRGGGRGGQNRINYRTPPTTSAAATTSRARYSHKPRASTRRR